One Thomasclavelia spiroformis DSM 1552 DNA window includes the following coding sequences:
- a CDS encoding ABC transporter ATP-binding protein encodes MNSKVIKRLIKYCKPYRYILLFIFILSTISVLFTLLTPVLFGQAIDLLIGMNKVNMNALFIKLFVITIVIVLTALVQWLLGQLTNKITYNITNILRNNVFEKIHLLPLKYLDGHPRGDIINRAINDIDLIGTGLLQSFTSLFTGIATIIGTILIMCLINLSIAIVVIVLTPLSLVVASIIVKRTHIYFKEQLDIRSEMNAYIEEMIGNQKLIKAYNYENINEDNFLKINQKMHVSGVKSQFYGALINPTTRVVNNLVYGAVGVFGAISVINGHFSVGMLSSFLTYANQYTKPFNEISSVMSEMQTALAASQRVFDLLDEKEETSQNETIEINNVLGEVVLDNVYFSYDKNEPLIEDFNLKVKPGQTVAIVGKTGCGKTTLINLLMRFYDQNKGSIEIDDINTLSIDRNSLRKMYGMVLQETWIFKGSIKENIAYGKSDATDDEVIEAAKKARAHKFIINLPDGYDTMVEENGGNISEGQKQLICIARIILTKPPMLILDEATSFIDTRTELQIQKALDAMMEGRTTFIVAHRLSTIENADTILVMDKGKILEQGNHQDLLAKKGYYYMLYNSQFNINN; translated from the coding sequence GTGAACAGTAAAGTAATTAAAAGATTAATTAAATATTGTAAACCGTATCGATATATATTATTGTTTATATTTATTTTATCTACAATTAGTGTTTTGTTTACTTTATTGACACCTGTTTTATTTGGACAGGCAATTGATTTATTAATTGGGATGAATAAAGTAAATATGAATGCATTATTTATAAAATTATTTGTTATTACAATAGTAATTGTTTTAACAGCACTTGTACAATGGCTTTTAGGTCAGTTAACTAATAAGATTACATATAATATTACTAATATTTTACGTAATAATGTTTTTGAAAAAATTCATTTGTTGCCATTGAAGTATTTAGATGGACACCCCCGTGGGGATATTATTAATCGAGCAATTAATGATATTGATTTAATTGGAACAGGGTTATTACAAAGTTTTACGAGTTTGTTTACAGGAATTGCAACAATTATTGGGACTATTTTAATTATGTGTTTGATTAATTTATCGATTGCCATAGTAGTAATTGTTTTAACACCACTATCATTAGTAGTAGCATCAATAATTGTAAAAAGAACACATATTTATTTTAAGGAACAATTAGATATTCGAAGTGAAATGAATGCATATATCGAAGAGATGATTGGTAATCAAAAGCTTATTAAAGCTTATAATTATGAAAATATTAATGAAGATAATTTTTTAAAAATAAATCAAAAAATGCATGTTAGTGGAGTTAAATCACAATTTTATGGAGCATTGATTAATCCGACAACAAGAGTAGTAAACAATTTAGTTTATGGAGCCGTTGGAGTTTTTGGCGCAATAAGTGTTATAAATGGACATTTTTCAGTAGGAATGTTGTCGAGTTTTTTAACATATGCAAATCAATATACAAAACCATTTAATGAAATTTCTTCGGTAATGTCAGAAATGCAAACAGCTTTAGCAGCTAGTCAAAGAGTTTTTGATCTTTTAGATGAAAAAGAAGAAACTTCTCAAAATGAAACAATAGAAATTAATAATGTTTTAGGAGAAGTTGTTTTAGATAATGTATATTTTAGCTATGATAAAAATGAGCCATTAATTGAAGATTTTAATTTAAAGGTTAAACCTGGTCAAACAGTTGCAATTGTAGGAAAAACAGGCTGTGGAAAAACGACATTAATTAATTTATTAATGCGATTTTATGATCAAAATAAAGGAAGTATTGAAATAGATGATATAAATACTTTATCAATTGATCGTAATTCACTTAGAAAAATGTATGGAATGGTATTACAAGAAACATGGATTTTTAAAGGAAGTATTAAAGAAAATATTGCTTATGGAAAAAGTGATGCTACTGATGATGAAGTTATTGAAGCAGCTAAAAAAGCCAGAGCACATAAATTTATTATAAATCTTCCTGATGGTTATGATACAATGGTTGAAGAAAATGGTGGAAATATATCTGAGGGTCAAAAGCAATTAATTTGTATTGCAAGAATCATATTGACTAAACCACCGATGTTGATTTTAGATGAAGCTACAAGTTTTATTGATACGCGAACTGAATTGCAGATACAAAAAGCATTAGATGCCATGATGGAAGGACGAACAACATTTATTGTAGCTCATCGTTTATCAACTATTGAAAATGCAGATACGATTTTAGTAATGGATAAAGGGAAAATTTTAGAACAAGGGAATCATCAAGATTTATTAGCTAAAAAAGGTTATTATTATATGTTGTATAACAGTCAATTTAATATTAATAATTAG
- a CDS encoding ABC transporter ATP-binding protein, protein MKLSKYLKVYWLPATVGFIFKIAEAFLELMVPLVMADIIDIGIKNNDKNYILIKGLVLVALAIIGYLFALVCQYYASLTSQSVGTELRKDMYHQINKYDHHNLDKLGTPTLVTRLINDVVQIQLAIAMTIRLTSRAPFIMIGSLVLAFFISGSLASIFIIGAIILAIIMFVITLTSIPYFNNIQHKLDQISLIVRENLTGIRVIRAFASQKKEVSKFTRETDNQKEIQIKVGKIQALLNPFTYLIVNLAIVLIIYFGGIKVNVGDLSQGEIIALVNYMNSILLALIVFANVISIYNKAGASYSRIVEVLETQPEIKNEATFDKWLDTKEIICFKNVSFAYDKRNVLDDISFTIEQGQSIGVIGGTGAGKSTLVNLIGRFYDVSSGEILINGKSIKDYDLHTLRSFVGYVPQSISLISGTIRENLQFSNKDADDNLLIQALKMAQAEELIEGKKGLDTFIEQGGKNLSGGQRQRLTIARALVKQPKILILDDSSSALDYATDYRLRQELKKLDMTKIIVSQRIASLENMDKIIVLYHGKLVGFDRHEILMKNCKIYQEIYASQRGGDKCEQ, encoded by the coding sequence ATGAAATTAAGTAAGTATCTAAAAGTATATTGGTTACCAGCAACAGTTGGTTTTATTTTTAAAATTGCCGAAGCATTTTTAGAATTAATGGTACCCTTAGTAATGGCAGATATAATTGATATAGGAATAAAAAATAATGATAAAAATTATATCTTAATAAAAGGTTTAGTATTAGTTGCTTTAGCAATTATTGGATATTTATTTGCTTTGGTTTGTCAATATTATGCTTCATTAACTTCGCAAAGTGTTGGAACTGAACTTAGAAAAGATATGTATCACCAGATAAATAAATATGATCATCATAATTTAGATAAATTAGGAACACCAACTTTGGTAACTAGATTAATAAATGATGTTGTACAGATTCAATTAGCAATTGCAATGACGATTAGATTAACATCTAGAGCTCCTTTTATCATGATAGGCTCATTGGTATTGGCATTTTTTATTAGTGGCTCATTAGCTTCAATTTTTATTATTGGAGCAATAATATTAGCAATAATAATGTTTGTAATTACTTTAACATCAATTCCTTATTTTAATAATATACAACATAAATTAGATCAAATTAGTTTAATCGTCCGTGAAAATTTAACCGGAATTAGAGTTATTAGAGCATTTGCTTCACAAAAAAAAGAAGTAAGTAAATTTACTAGAGAAACTGATAATCAAAAAGAAATTCAAATAAAAGTTGGTAAAATTCAAGCCCTACTTAATCCGTTTACATATTTGATTGTAAATTTAGCAATTGTATTAATCATATATTTTGGTGGTATTAAAGTAAATGTTGGAGATTTATCTCAAGGAGAAATAATAGCTTTAGTTAATTATATGAATTCAATTTTACTAGCATTGATTGTTTTTGCAAATGTAATATCGATTTATAATAAAGCAGGAGCTAGCTATTCTAGAATTGTTGAAGTATTAGAAACCCAGCCAGAGATTAAAAATGAAGCGACTTTTGATAAATGGTTAGATACTAAAGAAATTATATGTTTTAAAAATGTAAGTTTTGCATATGATAAAAGAAACGTTTTAGATGATATAAGTTTTACGATTGAACAAGGGCAAAGTATTGGTGTTATTGGGGGAACTGGGGCTGGCAAAAGTACTTTGGTAAATTTAATCGGGCGTTTTTATGATGTGAGTAGTGGAGAAATTTTAATAAATGGAAAATCAATTAAGGATTATGATTTGCATACATTAAGAAGTTTTGTTGGATATGTTCCACAATCGATAAGTTTAATTTCTGGAACAATTCGCGAGAATTTACAGTTTTCAAATAAAGATGCTGATGATAATCTTTTAATTCAGGCTTTAAAGATGGCTCAGGCAGAAGAATTAATTGAAGGTAAAAAGGGGCTAGATACTTTCATTGAACAAGGTGGAAAGAATTTATCAGGGGGACAGAGACAAAGGTTGACGATTGCCCGAGCTTTAGTTAAACAACCTAAAATATTAATTTTAGATGATAGTTCAAGTGCATTAGATTATGCTACTGATTATAGATTACGTCAAGAATTAAAGAAATTGGATATGACAAAAATCATAGTTTCTCAGCGAATTGCCTCACTTGAAAATATGGATAAGATTATAGTTTTATATCATGGTAAGTTAGTTGGATTTGATAGACATGAAATATTGATGAAGAATTGTAAAATTTATCAAGAAATCTATGCTTCTCAACGTGGAGGTGATAAGTGTGAACAGTAA
- a CDS encoding TRM11 family SAM-dependent methyltransferase, whose translation MEKFLYVFNYPPEDKDLCALEFRAMFKQEYTSKYYLSNKDYDVNKSVFMKAKIDIWGMNQSFCELIRQVASLNKSYQDFKVIYLKNEITHVEYGETLQKCKEISWAIEGSVNMSKPMHTIAITKLDNIWICGYYHHGIPSWKKHDNKPHTFSNSLDIRLARTLVNIAASDDKKVKLVDPCCGMATVVLEGLALGLDIEGYDISREISWSARKNLKYFGYDEYLINRTSIHDLNKYYDVAILDIPYNLYTPITYDEQCKIIASARKICDKMVIVTFEDMTKEIRQAGFSIIDSCLRKKTEYVKFGRYIYVCV comes from the coding sequence ATGGAAAAGTTTTTATATGTTTTTAATTACCCTCCTGAAGATAAAGATTTATGCGCTTTAGAATTTAGGGCAATGTTTAAACAGGAGTATACTAGTAAATATTATTTAAGCAATAAAGATTATGATGTTAATAAGAGTGTTTTTATGAAGGCTAAAATTGATATTTGGGGAATGAATCAGAGTTTTTGTGAATTAATTAGACAAGTTGCTAGTTTAAATAAAAGTTATCAAGATTTTAAAGTCATTTATTTAAAAAATGAAATTACGCATGTTGAATATGGTGAAACATTACAAAAGTGCAAAGAAATATCATGGGCAATTGAAGGTAGTGTTAATATGTCAAAACCAATGCATACAATTGCAATTACTAAATTAGATAATATTTGGATTTGTGGATATTATCATCATGGGATACCTTCATGGAAAAAACATGATAATAAACCTCACACGTTTTCTAATTCATTGGATATTCGTTTGGCTAGAACATTAGTAAATATAGCTGCAAGTGATGATAAAAAGGTAAAACTTGTTGATCCTTGTTGTGGAATGGCAACAGTAGTTCTTGAAGGGTTGGCACTAGGATTGGATATTGAGGGCTATGATATTTCCCGAGAAATATCATGGTCAGCTAGAAAAAATCTAAAATATTTTGGTTACGATGAATACTTAATTAATCGAACTAGTATTCATGATTTAAATAAATATTATGATGTTGCAATATTGGACATTCCTTATAATTTGTATACACCAATTACATACGATGAGCAATGTAAAATAATAGCATCAGCTCGGAAGATATGTGATAAAATGGTAATAGTAACTTTTGAAGATATGACAAAAGAAATTAGACAAGCTGGTTTTTCTATTATTGACAGTTGTTTAAGAAAGAAAACAGAGTATGTGAAGTTCGGACGTTATATTTATGTATGTGTTTAG